A DNA window from Chryseobacterium scophthalmum contains the following coding sequences:
- a CDS encoding AI-2E family transporter, translated as MNFIKLPFLLKLALAVISIIGIGYLIKLGQSILAPFFLAFLMAMLFLPFANFMEQKLKLPRSVSTIVSVMMMLIILTGMIYFFGSQISSFSKDLPHLSKQFNLVFHNLQNWVSHTFNVKIDEQFDYLDQGLAKLLSSSGVILGFTFGVFSTSLGFLAFFILFFVFILNYRRILNNFIVNVFNEKHKASVQEVVSEVRIMTKRYIIGLCLQVIIVSVLATTVLTILGVKYAILLGVLTGLLNVIPYIGIAISLLISCFIAFATGTVSTCVYVAIGYVIVHAIDGNIVLPFVVGSKVKINALFSFIGILLGEHLWGISGMFLCIPAIAIIKIIFERVDGLKPWGKLLGEEEKPNKKKKSYKISKNITLKEMD; from the coding sequence ATGAATTTTATCAAACTTCCATTTCTCCTGAAACTTGCATTAGCAGTTATTTCCATCATCGGAATAGGTTACCTTATCAAATTAGGACAGAGTATTTTGGCTCCGTTTTTTTTGGCTTTTTTAATGGCGATGCTTTTTTTACCATTTGCCAATTTTATGGAGCAAAAACTAAAGCTCCCAAGATCTGTTTCTACAATTGTTTCAGTCATGATGATGCTGATTATTCTTACGGGAATGATCTATTTCTTCGGCTCCCAAATATCAAGCTTCAGCAAAGATCTTCCACATCTCAGCAAACAGTTTAATTTGGTTTTTCACAATCTGCAAAACTGGGTATCACATACTTTTAATGTAAAAATCGACGAACAGTTTGATTATTTAGACCAAGGTTTGGCTAAACTTTTATCTTCTTCAGGAGTGATTTTAGGCTTTACTTTTGGAGTTTTTTCTACAAGCTTAGGGTTTTTAGCATTTTTTATTCTGTTTTTTGTCTTTATATTAAATTACAGAAGAATATTAAATAATTTCATCGTTAATGTCTTCAACGAAAAACACAAAGCCAGCGTACAGGAAGTTGTTTCAGAAGTCAGAATCATGACCAAAAGATACATTATCGGGCTTTGTCTTCAGGTAATTATTGTTTCGGTACTTGCTACAACAGTTCTTACTATTTTAGGCGTAAAATATGCAATTTTATTAGGTGTTTTAACAGGATTACTGAATGTAATTCCTTATATCGGAATCGCTATTTCTTTATTAATTTCTTGCTTTATTGCATTTGCAACAGGCACTGTTTCAACTTGTGTTTATGTAGCAATCGGCTATGTTATTGTTCACGCTATCGACGGAAATATTGTACTGCCTTTTGTGGTAGGTTCAAAAGTAAAAATCAACGCATTATTTTCTTTCATCGGAATTCTTTTAGGCGAACATCTTTGGGGAATTTCCGGAATGTTTCTTTGCATTCCCGCGATTGCAATTATCAAAATTATTTTTGAAAGAGTTGACGGTTTAAAACCTTGGGGTAAACTATTGGGTGAAGAAGAAAAGCCTAATAAAAAGAAAAAATCTTACAAAATTTCAAAAAATATCACCTTAAAGGAAATGGATTAA
- the pgi gene encoding glucose-6-phosphate isomerase → MLSKINPTQTNSWKALDEHFGNNDFELRTLFQYNPNRFEEFSIKKDNFLFDYSKNLIDSRTKELLLNLAEECQLKDAISKMFSGDKINETEGRAVLHTALRDFSDKEILVDGENIKPQIKRVLDHMKSFSEKIISGEHKGFSGKEITDVVNIGIGGSDLGPVMVVSALKHFKTRLNVHFVSNVDGNHIAEVVKNLNPETTLFIIASKTFTTQETMTNANSAKDWFLKAGKQEDVAKHFVALSTNVQLVKDFGIAEDNIFEFWDWVGGRYSLWSAIGLSIVLSVGYENFEQLLKGAENTDQHFQTADFSENVPVLMGLLGIWYRNFYAATSHAVLPYSQYLDRFAAYLQQGDMESNGKCVDRNGEFVEYETGPIIWGEPGTNGQHAFYQLIHQGTELIPADFIAYAKSPNKVSDHQDKLLANFFAQTEALAFGKNEEEVEEELQASGKSEEEIDFLLNYKVFHGNTPTNSLLIKELTPFSLGQLITLYEHKIFVQGVIWNIFSFDQFGVELGKVLANKILPELESNETISSHDSSTNGLINYYKGNK, encoded by the coding sequence ATGTTATCAAAAATAAATCCTACACAAACAAATAGCTGGAAAGCCCTCGACGAACACTTTGGAAATAACGATTTTGAGCTGAGAACGCTTTTTCAATATAATCCAAACCGTTTTGAAGAGTTTTCTATCAAAAAAGATAATTTCTTATTCGATTATTCTAAAAATTTAATCGATTCAAGAACAAAAGAGCTTCTTTTGAATCTTGCAGAAGAATGTCAGTTGAAGGATGCTATTTCTAAAATGTTTTCGGGTGATAAAATCAACGAGACAGAAGGAAGAGCAGTTTTGCATACCGCTTTGAGGGATTTTTCTGATAAAGAAATTTTGGTTGATGGTGAAAACATTAAGCCTCAAATCAAAAGAGTTTTAGACCACATGAAATCTTTCTCTGAAAAAATTATTTCAGGAGAACACAAAGGTTTTAGCGGAAAAGAAATTACGGATGTTGTAAACATCGGAATCGGAGGTTCAGATTTGGGACCTGTGATGGTAGTTTCGGCTTTAAAACATTTTAAAACTAGATTAAATGTTCATTTCGTTTCAAACGTAGACGGAAATCATATTGCTGAAGTGGTGAAGAATCTAAATCCTGAAACCACTTTATTCATCATTGCTTCAAAAACGTTTACGACTCAGGAAACAATGACGAATGCAAATTCGGCAAAAGACTGGTTCTTGAAAGCAGGAAAACAGGAAGATGTCGCAAAACATTTTGTAGCTTTATCTACTAATGTTCAATTAGTTAAAGACTTCGGAATTGCGGAAGATAACATCTTCGAATTCTGGGATTGGGTTGGTGGAAGATATTCATTGTGGAGCGCAATTGGCTTGAGCATTGTTCTTTCTGTTGGATATGAGAATTTTGAACAACTATTAAAAGGTGCTGAAAATACAGACCAGCATTTCCAAACGGCAGATTTTTCAGAAAACGTTCCTGTTTTAATGGGACTTTTAGGAATTTGGTATCGTAATTTTTACGCTGCAACAAGTCACGCTGTTTTGCCTTACTCCCAATATTTAGACAGATTTGCAGCCTATCTTCAACAGGGAGATATGGAAAGTAACGGAAAATGTGTCGATAGAAACGGAGAATTCGTAGAATATGAAACAGGTCCGATCATTTGGGGAGAACCGGGAACAAACGGACAACACGCTTTTTACCAATTGATCCACCAGGGAACAGAATTGATTCCTGCTGATTTTATTGCGTATGCGAAAAGTCCGAACAAAGTTTCTGATCACCAAGATAAATTATTGGCCAACTTTTTCGCTCAGACTGAAGCTTTAGCTTTTGGTAAAAACGAAGAAGAAGTGGAAGAAGAATTACAAGCTTCAGGAAAATCTGAAGAAGAAATTGATTTCTTGCTAAATTATAAAGTCTTCCATGGAAACACACCAACTAACTCTTTATTAATTAAAGAATTAACTCCATTTTCATTAGGGCAACTAATTACATTATATGAGCACAAAATATTTGTTCAAGGAGTAATCTGGAATATTTTCAGTTTTGACCAGTTTGGGGTGGAATTAGGAAAAGTTTTAGCAAATAAAATTTTACCGGAACTTGAAAGTAATGAGACTATTAGTTCTCATGACAGCTCAACAAATGGTTTGATTAACTATTATAAAGGAAATAAATAA
- a CDS encoding 7-carboxy-7-deazaguanine synthase QueE — protein sequence MNKEEDILLKEGKMLPVMEHFYTIQGEGAHTGKAAYFIRLGGCDVGCHWCDVKESWDPTLHPLMNAEEIAETAAKHCKIVVLTGGEPLMWNLDILTSKLKELGCTIHIETSGAYPLSGQIDWITLSPKKTGLPKEEIYAKAHELKMIVFNNNDFKFADEQAAKVSENCRLYLQSEWSKRDEMYPKITDFILANPRWQASVQTHKYLNIP from the coding sequence ATGAATAAAGAAGAAGATATATTATTAAAAGAAGGTAAAATGCTCCCTGTGATGGAGCATTTTTACACTATTCAGGGAGAAGGCGCACATACAGGAAAAGCCGCTTACTTTATCAGACTGGGAGGTTGCGACGTTGGTTGCCATTGGTGTGATGTAAAAGAAAGTTGGGATCCTACGCTGCATCCCTTGATGAATGCTGAAGAAATTGCAGAAACTGCTGCAAAACACTGTAAAATTGTTGTTTTGACCGGTGGTGAACCATTAATGTGGAATTTAGATATTTTGACTTCTAAATTAAAAGAATTAGGTTGCACCATCCATATCGAAACTTCAGGAGCATATCCTTTGAGCGGGCAAATCGACTGGATCACACTTTCACCAAAGAAAACAGGACTTCCAAAAGAAGAAATTTATGCTAAAGCTCACGAACTTAAAATGATTGTTTTTAACAATAATGACTTTAAGTTTGCGGATGAACAAGCTGCAAAAGTTTCGGAAAATTGTAGGTTATATCTTCAGAGCGAATGGAGCAAAAGAGACGAAATGTATCCTAAGATTACCGATTTCATCCTTGCAAATCCACGTTGGCAAGCCTCAGTTCAAACTCACAAGTATCTGAATATCCCGTAA
- the lon gene encoding endopeptidase La, protein MTEFEDINFDDILGDGFNIVAEEINLSDLDMDNEKSSEQNIFPILPVRNMVMFPNVVIPITAGRKTSIQLLEESQQNGDYIGIVSQKNSDIEQPTEKDLYHTGTLAKIIKIIKLPEGNITAITKGFHRFKVKKIVESQPYFKAEISKLKDTKAKNKEEYEALLENIKDLALKIIELDPNIPNAANFAIKNISNNEDLLNFVSTNANFPYLEKQKLLEEKSLMERAKKCYEMMHEDFRKLELRNQIHQKTSKDLDKQQREYFLNQQIRTIQDELGGGPESDVEDLLKKGQDKNWKPEVEEHFQKEIGRLQRQNPNSPDYNVQRNYLDFFTDLPWETFTKDTFDIEKAEKVLDKAHFGLEDIKKRILEHMAVLKLKNNMKSPILLLVGPPGVGKTSLGKSVADALGRKYVRVSLGGLHDESEIRGHRKTYIGAMAGRILQSIKKSGTSNPVIVLDEIDKVGKGMHGDPSSALLEVLDPEQNSSFYDNFLEMGYDLSKVMFLATANSLSTIQTPLLDRMEVIQIAGYTLEEKIEIAKRHLIKKQQEENGLTAKSFKLGNPELKHIIEAHTSESGVRTLEKRIAAIARWVALQTALVREFDAKITVDKVDEILGVPRPKSLSELTDVPGVVTGLAWTSVGGDILFIESITSNGKGNLTMTGNLGTVMKESATIALEYIKAKHEDLGISEDDLEKKNIHVHVPEGATPKDGPSAGIAMLTSMVSSFKNKKVKPHLAMTGEITLRGKVLPVGGIKEKLLAATRAGIKEVILCEANRKDVEEIKQDYLKNLKVNYVSWMKEVLELAIEK, encoded by the coding sequence ATGACAGAATTTGAAGATATAAATTTTGATGATATTCTTGGCGATGGTTTTAACATAGTAGCCGAAGAAATCAACCTTTCTGACCTGGATATGGATAATGAGAAAAGCTCTGAGCAAAACATTTTCCCGATACTTCCGGTAAGAAACATGGTGATGTTCCCAAATGTGGTAATTCCCATCACTGCAGGAAGAAAGACTTCTATACAACTTCTTGAAGAATCGCAACAAAACGGTGATTATATAGGAATTGTGAGTCAGAAAAACTCTGACATCGAGCAACCTACCGAAAAAGATCTTTATCACACAGGAACTTTAGCCAAAATCATTAAGATTATTAAGCTTCCGGAAGGAAACATTACCGCTATTACCAAAGGATTCCATCGATTTAAAGTAAAAAAAATCGTAGAATCTCAACCTTATTTTAAAGCTGAAATATCTAAATTAAAAGATACAAAAGCTAAAAATAAAGAGGAATACGAAGCTCTACTGGAAAACATTAAAGATTTAGCTCTAAAAATTATTGAGCTTGATCCTAATATTCCGAATGCTGCCAATTTTGCAATAAAAAACATCAGCAACAATGAAGATTTGCTGAATTTTGTAAGCACGAATGCCAATTTCCCTTACTTGGAAAAGCAAAAACTTTTGGAAGAAAAAAGCCTGATGGAAAGAGCCAAAAAGTGCTACGAAATGATGCACGAGGATTTCCGAAAGCTTGAATTGAGAAATCAAATTCATCAAAAAACTTCGAAAGATTTAGACAAACAACAGAGAGAATATTTCCTGAATCAGCAAATCAGAACAATTCAGGATGAATTGGGAGGTGGTCCAGAAAGCGATGTTGAAGATTTGCTTAAAAAAGGACAAGATAAAAACTGGAAACCTGAAGTTGAAGAACATTTCCAAAAGGAAATAGGTCGACTACAGAGACAAAACCCAAATTCTCCGGATTATAATGTTCAGAGAAATTATTTAGATTTCTTTACAGATTTACCTTGGGAAACCTTCACAAAAGATACTTTTGATATTGAAAAAGCCGAAAAAGTTTTAGACAAAGCTCATTTTGGTTTAGAAGATATTAAGAAAAGAATTTTAGAACACATGGCTGTTTTAAAATTGAAAAATAACATGAAATCCCCTATTCTATTATTGGTAGGTCCTCCTGGAGTTGGTAAAACATCTCTAGGAAAGTCTGTTGCCGATGCTTTGGGAAGAAAATACGTACGCGTTTCTTTAGGGGGACTTCATGACGAAAGTGAAATTCGTGGTCACCGAAAAACGTATATTGGAGCAATGGCAGGAAGAATTCTTCAGTCCATTAAAAAATCGGGAACTTCAAACCCCGTAATTGTTTTAGACGAAATAGATAAAGTGGGAAAAGGAATGCACGGTGATCCTAGCTCAGCATTGCTTGAAGTTCTGGATCCTGAACAAAACAGCTCTTTCTACGACAACTTCCTTGAAATGGGTTATGATTTGTCTAAAGTAATGTTCTTGGCAACAGCAAACTCACTTTCTACGATCCAAACTCCGCTTTTAGACAGAATGGAAGTCATTCAGATTGCAGGTTATACTTTAGAGGAGAAAATTGAAATCGCTAAAAGACATTTAATTAAAAAACAACAGGAAGAAAACGGTTTGACTGCAAAATCTTTCAAACTTGGAAATCCTGAATTGAAACATATCATCGAAGCACATACTTCGGAAAGCGGTGTAAGAACTTTAGAAAAAAGAATCGCCGCAATTGCACGTTGGGTTGCTTTGCAGACTGCTTTGGTAAGAGAATTTGATGCTAAAATTACGGTTGATAAAGTTGATGAAATTTTAGGGGTTCCAAGACCAAAAAGCTTATCTGAATTGACAGATGTTCCGGGAGTAGTAACCGGATTGGCGTGGACAAGCGTAGGTGGAGACATTTTATTTATCGAAAGTATTACCAGCAACGGAAAAGGAAATCTTACCATGACCGGAAATCTGGGAACGGTAATGAAAGAATCTGCAACCATTGCGTTGGAATACATTAAAGCCAAACATGAAGATCTGGGAATAAGTGAAGACGATCTGGAAAAGAAAAATATTCACGTTCACGTTCCTGAAGGAGCCACACCAAAAGATGGACCTTCTGCGGGAATTGCAATGCTAACTTCCATGGTTTCTTCATTCAAAAACAAAAAAGTAAAACCTCATCTTGCCATGACCGGTGAGATTACGCTAAGAGGAAAAGTACTTCCTGTAGGCGGAATTAAAGAAAAATTACTCGCTGCGACAAGAGCAGGAATCAAAGAAGTGATTCTCTGCGAAGCCAACAGAAAAGATGTGGAAGAAATAAAGCAGGATTACCTGAAAAATCTGAAAGTAAACTACGTAAGCTGGATGAAAGAAGTACTGGAACTGGCCATCGAAAAATAA
- a CDS encoding acyl-CoA dehydrogenase family protein yields the protein MSNTFSKIRNAIELFRSIDFDQLSAISQKVDLPKLMQSFSKLDNKQLQGLSKMLDPNKKKKELPPIDGDFYDIYHTLTPEQREVQLKVRAFMEKEVKPLVNHYWLRDEFPHELIPKFQKLDICGVTYEGYGCKGMPFLMEGVIAMEMARIDASIATFFGVQSGLAMGSIYICGSEEQKQKWLPQMQKFEKIGAFGLTEPEVGSGAAGGLTATCKKTPEGWILNGEKKWIGNATFADVIIIWARDLDDGEVKGFIVEKDNPGYSVEKIKGKMALRIVQNGLITLKDCLVTEENRLQNANSFKDTAKVLRMTRAGVAWMATGCARGAYESALAYTRTREQFGKPIASFQMIQGHLVEMLSNLTAMQTMVFRLSEMQDEDILKDEHASLAKVFCTMRTRDVVSRAREVMGGNGILLEYDVARFVADAEAIYSYEGTKEINSLIVGRSITGFSAFV from the coding sequence ATGTCTAATACTTTTTCCAAAATCAGAAACGCTATAGAATTATTCCGATCAATAGATTTTGATCAGTTGAGTGCCATTTCTCAAAAGGTAGATTTGCCAAAATTGATGCAAAGTTTTTCCAAATTAGATAATAAACAATTGCAAGGTTTGTCGAAGATGCTTGATCCGAACAAGAAGAAAAAGGAACTTCCGCCTATTGATGGCGATTTCTACGATATTTATCACACTTTGACTCCCGAACAAAGAGAAGTTCAGCTTAAAGTAAGAGCGTTTATGGAAAAAGAAGTAAAGCCTTTGGTGAATCATTATTGGTTGCGAGATGAATTCCCACATGAGCTGATCCCGAAATTTCAAAAGCTTGATATTTGTGGAGTAACGTATGAAGGTTATGGTTGCAAAGGCATGCCTTTTTTGATGGAAGGTGTTATCGCAATGGAAATGGCGAGAATTGATGCTTCTATCGCTACATTTTTCGGAGTGCAATCTGGCTTAGCAATGGGCTCTATTTATATTTGCGGTTCGGAAGAGCAAAAACAAAAATGGCTTCCTCAAATGCAGAAGTTTGAAAAAATTGGTGCATTTGGTTTGACTGAGCCTGAAGTGGGTTCCGGTGCAGCAGGAGGTTTGACGGCAACTTGCAAAAAAACTCCTGAAGGATGGATTTTAAATGGTGAAAAGAAATGGATCGGAAACGCCACTTTTGCAGATGTTATTATTATCTGGGCAAGAGATCTTGATGATGGCGAAGTAAAAGGTTTTATTGTTGAAAAAGATAATCCTGGTTATTCTGTAGAGAAAATTAAAGGAAAAATGGCGCTTCGAATTGTTCAGAATGGATTAATTACTTTGAAAGATTGTTTAGTAACTGAAGAAAACAGACTTCAAAATGCCAATTCTTTTAAAGACACCGCAAAAGTTTTGAGAATGACAAGAGCCGGAGTTGCATGGATGGCGACAGGTTGCGCAAGAGGAGCGTATGAAAGTGCTTTAGCTTATACAAGAACAAGAGAACAGTTCGGAAAACCAATTGCTTCTTTTCAAATGATTCAGGGACATTTGGTAGAAATGCTTTCGAATTTAACGGCGATGCAAACGATGGTTTTCAGACTTTCTGAAATGCAGGACGAAGATATTCTGAAAGACGAACATGCTTCTTTAGCGAAAGTTTTTTGTACGATGAGAACGAGAGACGTTGTTTCCAGAGCACGAGAAGTGATGGGCGGAAATGGAATTCTGCTCGAATATGATGTGGCAAGATTTGTTGCCGATGCCGAAGCGATTTATTCTTATGAAGGAACGAAAGAAATCAATTCACTGATTGTTGGTAGATCAATTACGGGGTTCAGCGCATTTGTTTAA
- a CDS encoding class I SAM-dependent methyltransferase, protein MSLLRSYYYKLPPGLRILGRKIYYFPIDFYEGITGKRSKNEPKKGDIYVGSSDFLAHGIRQTKVLQKYIDLKSNDHILDVGCGIGRTAVALTNVIKEGSYDGFDAVEKGITWCNKNINRKHQNFKFKFTPIYNDLYNSFSLKAEEFTFPYEDKKFDKVFLFSVFTHMQVVEIKRYLNEISRVLKNDGLCLSTFFLYDDSKKESGTMHFPHIYDGYKLMDDKVTAANIAISIPLLNKMAADADLTVTEIKSGYWRNDVEKEGADEFQDIVVFKKI, encoded by the coding sequence ATGTCGCTACTAAGATCATATTATTACAAATTACCTCCCGGTTTAAGAATTTTAGGAAGAAAAATTTATTATTTTCCTATTGATTTTTATGAAGGAATTACCGGAAAAAGATCGAAAAACGAGCCTAAAAAAGGAGATATCTATGTAGGAAGCAGTGATTTTCTTGCTCACGGAATTCGACAGACAAAAGTTTTACAAAAATATATTGATCTTAAAAGTAACGACCATATTTTAGATGTAGGATGTGGTATTGGAAGAACCGCCGTAGCATTAACGAATGTTATCAAAGAAGGTTCTTATGATGGTTTTGATGCCGTTGAAAAGGGAATTACTTGGTGTAACAAGAATATCAACAGGAAACATCAAAACTTTAAGTTTAAATTTACTCCAATATATAATGATTTGTATAATTCTTTCAGTTTAAAAGCAGAAGAATTTACATTTCCTTACGAAGACAAAAAATTTGACAAAGTATTTTTATTTTCTGTTTTCACCCATATGCAGGTGGTCGAGATTAAAAGATATTTAAATGAAATCAGCCGAGTTTTAAAAAATGATGGTTTGTGTTTGTCAACTTTCTTCTTATACGACGATTCTAAAAAAGAAAGTGGGACAATGCATTTTCCTCATATTTATGATGGCTACAAACTAATGGACGACAAGGTAACCGCCGCAAATATTGCTATCAGTATCCCCTTATTGAATAAAATGGCAGCTGACGCTGACTTGACGGTTACAGAAATAAAAAGCGGATATTGGAGAAATGATGTAGAAAAAGAAGGAGCAGATGAGTTTCAGGATATCGTAGTATTCAAAAAAATCTAA
- a CDS encoding DUF4349 domain-containing protein, whose amino-acid sequence MKTTYIRLTIATALLLGIYSCKKGEATVNDYELSTAADSASVESSDNISSAATMSVKDKQFIKTANINMEVKDVYGATISIEKSVQELGGFVTHSNLQSRVISEDTYNTSNEEAMLVKKYQTENTMQVRVPTAKLGELLTLINDKKLFLNSRIINAEDVTSNIKYAEMEGKRIKKTSENISELKTTKDKVKMSDENMSVENQQQLANLDVTDNLKYSTVDIYIKEPKLRIAEIAITNSENIDNKYKFDFFYSAKNAFVEGYYLIQRIVIGLIIIWPILLIGGVLFYFYRKNKSNKKPIQADKE is encoded by the coding sequence ATGAAAACGACTTACATCAGATTAACCATCGCAACCGCACTTTTATTAGGAATTTATTCATGTAAAAAAGGCGAAGCTACCGTAAACGATTATGAGTTGTCAACAGCTGCAGATTCGGCTTCAGTGGAAAGTTCCGATAACATTTCTTCAGCAGCAACAATGTCTGTAAAAGACAAGCAGTTCATCAAAACTGCTAATATAAACATGGAAGTGAAAGATGTTTACGGAGCAACCATATCTATTGAAAAATCGGTACAAGAACTTGGCGGATTTGTTACGCACAGCAATTTACAAAGCAGAGTAATTTCGGAAGACACTTACAATACTTCTAATGAAGAAGCTATGCTGGTAAAAAAATATCAGACGGAAAACACAATGCAGGTAAGGGTTCCCACCGCAAAACTAGGTGAACTTTTAACTTTAATTAATGATAAAAAACTCTTCCTGAATTCCAGAATTATCAATGCCGAAGATGTGACTTCAAACATTAAATATGCAGAAATGGAAGGCAAAAGAATAAAAAAAACCAGCGAGAATATTTCTGAACTCAAAACCACAAAAGACAAAGTAAAAATGAGCGATGAAAATATGTCTGTAGAAAACCAACAACAGCTCGCAAATCTTGATGTAACCGATAATCTGAAATACAGCACAGTCGATATTTACATTAAAGAACCCAAGCTCCGAATTGCAGAAATTGCCATTACCAATTCAGAAAACATTGATAATAAATATAAATTCGATTTCTTTTACAGTGCAAAAAATGCCTTTGTTGAAGGATATTATTTAATTCAGAGAATTGTGATTGGCCTCATTATAATCTGGCCGATTCTATTAATTGGAGGGGTATTATTTTACTTTTATCGTAAAAACAAATCTAATAAGAAACCAATTCAGGCTGATAAAGAATAA
- a CDS encoding MauE/DoxX family redox-associated membrane protein encodes MKIIKLIISLLFGLMFINAGLNKFLNYMPMEKPTPEQMELFAAFEKIFWLMPLVGAVEIIGGLLFIFPKTRALGAIVILPVMVGIVIHVFTMDKSTMGMSIAGVLFLINLWMIIDNKEKYRALLK; translated from the coding sequence ATGAAAATTATTAAACTTATTATCAGTCTTCTTTTCGGATTAATGTTTATCAATGCAGGATTAAACAAGTTTCTCAATTACATGCCCATGGAAAAACCGACTCCAGAGCAAATGGAACTTTTCGCCGCATTTGAAAAAATCTTCTGGTTGATGCCTTTAGTAGGAGCTGTAGAAATTATTGGCGGACTGTTATTTATCTTCCCAAAAACCAGAGCTTTAGGAGCAATTGTTATTCTTCCCGTAATGGTAGGAATTGTAATTCATGTTTTCACGATGGATAAATCGACAATGGGAATGTCAATCGCAGGCGTTTTATTTTTAATTAATCTTTGGATGATTATTGATAATAAAGAAAAATATAGAGCTTTGCTGAAATAA
- a CDS encoding bifunctional 5,10-methylenetetrahydrofolate dehydrogenase/5,10-methenyltetrahydrofolate cyclohydrolase, whose protein sequence is MAEILDGLKVSKEIKAEIKVEVDKIIASKRRAPHLVAILVGNNGASKAYVNAKVKDCEEVGFQSSLVKFPSTVSESELLEKIDELNKDKSVDGFIVQLPLPDQVDQEKIINAIDPRKDVDGFHPTNFGKMALEMDTFLPATPFGILTLLERYNIETKGKDCVIIGRSKIVGRPMSILMGRKDFPGNSTVTLTHSYTKDIEEYTKKADIVITALGDPHFLKGEMIKDGAVIVDVGITRVDNDSPKGYYLAGDVDFDSCAAKASWITPVPGGVGPMTRAMLMKNTIIAYKTSVYND, encoded by the coding sequence ATGGCAGAAATTCTTGACGGATTAAAAGTATCCAAAGAAATCAAAGCAGAAATCAAAGTTGAAGTTGACAAAATTATTGCAAGCAAAAGAAGAGCACCACATTTAGTAGCAATTCTTGTCGGGAACAACGGAGCAAGCAAGGCGTATGTAAATGCTAAAGTGAAAGACTGTGAAGAAGTAGGATTTCAATCTAGCTTAGTTAAATTTCCAAGCACAGTTTCTGAATCTGAATTGTTGGAAAAAATCGACGAACTGAATAAAGATAAATCTGTAGACGGTTTTATCGTACAGTTACCTTTACCAGACCAGGTTGATCAGGAGAAAATTATCAACGCAATCGATCCGAGAAAAGATGTTGATGGTTTCCACCCAACAAATTTTGGAAAAATGGCTTTGGAAATGGATACTTTCTTACCAGCAACTCCTTTTGGGATTTTAACATTATTGGAAAGATATAATATTGAAACAAAAGGAAAAGACTGTGTAATTATCGGAAGAAGTAAAATTGTGGGAAGACCAATGAGTATTTTGATGGGAAGAAAAGATTTCCCCGGAAATTCTACGGTTACGTTGACTCACTCTTACACGAAAGACATCGAAGAATATACTAAAAAAGCAGACATTGTAATTACCGCTTTAGGTGACCCTCATTTTTTGAAAGGTGAAATGATTAAAGACGGAGCAGTAATCGTTGACGTAGGAATTACAAGGGTTGATAACGATTCTCCAAAAGGATATTATTTAGCAGGTGACGTAGATTTTGACAGTTGTGCAGCAAAAGCAAGCTGGATTACACCTGTTCCCGGAGGAGTAGGTCCTATGACAAGAGCGATGTTGATGAAAAATACCATCATTGCTTATAAGACTTCGGTCTATAACGACTAA